The following coding sequences lie in one Phorcysia thermohydrogeniphila genomic window:
- a CDS encoding 50S ribosomal protein L25 yields the protein MKIVELKATRREKTGKGVARKLRREGLLPAVVYGGGRPATHIAISAKDVKRIKHHHGLIKLDVEGEEKICILKDIQYNWLGDVPIHVDFQEVTFGETIEVTVELEFVGTPVGVSEEGGVLEIFKREVTIETLPRQIPEKIVVDISGLRAGDALHVGDLPIPEGAKLVDHPEETVVVVAEPEEEAGAEGESEEATGE from the coding sequence ATGAAGATTGTGGAGCTCAAGGCTACCCGAAGGGAGAAGACAGGTAAAGGGGTAGCGAGGAAGTTGCGCAGGGAAGGCCTTCTGCCTGCCGTTGTATACGGCGGTGGAAGACCGGCAACGCACATCGCTATCTCTGCAAAGGACGTAAAACGTATCAAGCACCACCACGGTCTCATCAAGCTGGACGTTGAGGGAGAAGAGAAGATCTGTATCCTCAAGGACATCCAGTACAACTGGCTGGGTGATGTGCCCATCCACGTGGACTTTCAAGAGGTAACCTTCGGAGAGACAATTGAGGTTACCGTAGAACTTGAATTTGTTGGAACGCCAGTTGGAGTGTCTGAAGAAGGTGGAGTGCTTGAGATCTTCAAGCGTGAAGTTACGATTGAGACACTTCCACGTCAGATTCCTGAGAAGATTGTTGTTGACATTTCAGGCCTTCGTGCAGGGGATGCTCTCCACGTTGGAGACCTTCCAATACCTGAAGGAGCTAAACTTGTTGATCACCCAGAAGAGACCGTTGTAGTTGTAGCTGAGCCTGAGGAAGAGGCAGGAGCTGAAGGCGAATCTGAAGAAGCGACTGGAGAGTAA
- the pth gene encoding aminoacyl-tRNA hydrolase, with translation MVRLIVGLGNPGKEYERTRHNVGWMVLDKLCEELGCSFSREKFDGLFAEYRTDDGGKVLLLKPLTFMNRSGESVGKFVRFYKLQPKEVLVVYDDLDLPLGKLRLRLKGSSGGHKGVLSVEHALGTKDFPRLRVGIGRPERKEEVVDYVLSPFKKEEIDIIEKAICKAADCLKAVLESGEIDNKIMNRCNGG, from the coding sequence ATGGTTAGGCTAATAGTAGGGCTTGGTAATCCCGGGAAGGAGTACGAGAGAACTCGCCATAACGTAGGGTGGATGGTACTTGATAAGCTCTGTGAGGAGCTTGGTTGCTCCTTTTCCCGGGAAAAGTTTGATGGTCTCTTTGCCGAGTATAGAACTGACGACGGTGGCAAAGTGTTGCTCCTTAAACCCCTTACATTTATGAACAGGAGCGGTGAGAGCGTTGGTAAGTTCGTGAGGTTCTACAAGTTACAGCCTAAAGAGGTGCTTGTAGTTTACGACGACCTTGACCTTCCTCTTGGAAAACTCAGGCTGAGGCTAAAGGGGAGTAGCGGTGGACATAAAGGGGTTCTCTCAGTTGAACATGCTCTTGGAACGAAGGACTTCCCGCGCCTTAGAGTTGGTATCGGAAGGCCTGAAAGGAAGGAAGAGGTTGTTGACTACGTGCTTTCTCCTTTTAAGAAGGAAGAGATTGATATCATTGAGAAAGCCATATGTAAGGCTGCAGACTGTCTAAAGGCAGTACTTGAGTCAGGGGAGATAGACAACAAAATCATGAACAGGTGTAACGGAGGTTGA
- the rpsF gene encoding 30S ribosomal protein S6 yields MREYYYEMVYILRPTMSDEEIEKGIEKVNSYVERYGGEVLKVDRWGRRQLAYPINDYDKGYYVLEYIRTTKNDFVKNMENFFRINEDVLRFLTFRLKPSEVKELKEKLAAKEEQTAPAAEESKGEE; encoded by the coding sequence ATGAGGGAGTACTACTACGAGATGGTTTATATACTGAGGCCTACGATGTCTGATGAGGAGATTGAGAAGGGAATAGAGAAAGTAAACTCCTACGTTGAGAGGTACGGAGGAGAGGTACTCAAGGTTGACAGGTGGGGTAGAAGGCAGCTTGCTTACCCCATCAACGACTACGATAAGGGTTACTACGTCCTTGAGTACATCAGGACAACGAAGAACGACTTTGTGAAGAACATGGAAAACTTCTTTAGAATTAATGAAGACGTTTTGAGGTTTCTCACTTTTAGACTTAAGCCCTCTGAGGTGAAGGAGTTGAAAGAAAAGCTTGCTGCTAAAGAGGAGCAAACTGCTCCTGCTGCTGAAGAGTCTAAGGGAGAAGAGTAA
- a CDS encoding single-stranded DNA-binding protein, producing MASLNRVFLIGRLVADPQLQHTQSGTPFTRFRIAVNTPYRDRSGNWQEDTLFIDVVLWGEAADRAVSRFNKGTRVLVEGRLRQSTWETEEGERRSRIEVRADRVVALDPRRESEENIEDIDDIEF from the coding sequence ATGGCAAGTCTTAACAGAGTGTTTCTGATAGGGAGACTCGTGGCGGATCCTCAGCTTCAGCATACCCAGAGCGGGACGCCATTTACAAGGTTCAGGATTGCCGTTAACACGCCTTACAGGGACAGGAGCGGTAACTGGCAGGAGGATACGCTTTTTATAGACGTTGTCCTCTGGGGAGAAGCTGCTGATAGAGCTGTGAGCCGCTTTAACAAAGGAACGAGGGTTTTGGTAGAGGGAAGGTTAAGACAGTCCACGTGGGAAACTGAGGAAGGTGAAAGACGTTCCAGAATTGAAGTAAGGGCCGACAGGGTTGTGGCCCTTGACCCGAGAAGGGAATCTGAAGAGAACATTGAGGACATTGACGACATTGAATTCTAA
- the rpsR gene encoding 30S ribosomal protein S18: MSNVLPQRRFIRRRKYCKFCAEKIEKIDYKNVELLKPFISERGRIIPRRISGVCSKHQRQLARAVKRARHLALLPFVKID, from the coding sequence ATGAGCAACGTACTTCCACAGAGAAGGTTTATAAGAAGGAGAAAGTACTGCAAGTTCTGTGCTGAGAAGATAGAGAAAATTGACTATAAGAACGTAGAGCTCCTAAAGCCTTTTATCTCTGAGAGGGGAAGGATTATCCCCAGAAGGATTTCTGGTGTCTGCTCCAAGCACCAGAGACAGCTTGCAAGGGCCGTTAAAAGGGCAAGGCACCTTGCTCTCCTGCCCTTCGTGAAAATTGACTAA
- the rplI gene encoding 50S ribosomal protein L9, producing MEVILIKDMENLGKVGDIVRVKDGYARNYLIPAGIALPATESNIRRVKNELKALQKKMQRQIERYKELAEKLNTTRIVIEHEAGEEGKLFGSVTTSQIERALHKAGFEDVEKKQIILEKPIREVGSYEVRIHLFKDIEATITVDVVPLKK from the coding sequence ATGGAGGTAATTCTCATTAAGGATATGGAAAACCTTGGAAAAGTGGGAGACATCGTAAGGGTTAAGGACGGATATGCAAGGAACTACCTCATTCCTGCAGGTATAGCCCTTCCAGCTACTGAGTCTAACATCAGGAGGGTAAAGAACGAGCTTAAAGCTCTCCAGAAGAAGATGCAGAGGCAGATTGAAAGGTACAAAGAGCTTGCAGAGAAGCTCAACACTACAAGGATTGTTATTGAGCACGAAGCGGGTGAAGAAGGTAAGCTCTTTGGTTCTGTTACCACCTCCCAGATTGAGAGGGCTCTCCACAAGGCCGGCTTTGAGGACGTAGAGAAGAAGCAGATTATTCTTGAGAAACCTATCAGGGAAGTTGGAAGTTATGAAGTTAGGATTCACCTCTTTAAGGACATAGAGGCAACAATTACTGTTGACGTTGTTCCACTTAAGAAATAG
- a CDS encoding S-adenosylmethionine decarboxylase family protein, with product MEFVGRHIMMDAIVTDIGRINAIQPIYDYMEELARQLDMTLVYPPIVARFPFAQSELEQFVKRLSEENVKSKTLEFMEETLKRRATEDSGVSGVSIWLESHCTIHTWPEEKFFSLDAYSCKDFDPMVAFELTVKWFKVEYASFVDVERYIGGPCVIKAYEYKDGELKPLQPSIPK from the coding sequence ATGGAATTCGTTGGAAGGCATATAATGATGGATGCAATCGTTACAGATATTGGAAGGATTAACGCCATACAGCCTATCTATGACTACATGGAAGAGCTGGCAAGGCAGCTTGACATGACCCTTGTTTATCCTCCCATTGTGGCAAGATTTCCTTTTGCCCAGTCTGAGCTTGAACAGTTCGTAAAGAGGCTTTCTGAGGAGAACGTCAAGAGCAAGACCTTGGAGTTTATGGAGGAGACCCTCAAGAGGAGGGCTACAGAAGATAGCGGCGTTTCTGGCGTTTCCATCTGGCTTGAGAGCCACTGTACTATCCACACGTGGCCAGAAGAAAAGTTCTTCAGCTTGGACGCTTACAGCTGTAAGGATTTTGACCCAATGGTTGCCTTTGAGTTAACGGTTAAGTGGTTTAAGGTTGAATACGCCTCCTTTGTTGACGTTGAGAGGTATATTGGCGGTCCTTGCGTTATAAAGGCTTACGAGTACAAGGACGGAGAGCTTAAGCCTCTGCAGCCGTCAATCCCTAAATAG
- the rsmI gene encoding 16S rRNA (cytidine(1402)-2'-O)-methyltransferase: protein MHSPDKVGTLYVVATPIGNLEDITLRALKVLKEVDIIACEDTRRTLKLLNYYEITGKKLISYHEHNEREQAKRIVKELLRGKNVALVSDAGTPCISDPGYRLVNLARKESINVIPIPGATAFATALSASGLPTDRFLFTGFLPRKEKQLKETLKELLSLPFTVVCYESPHRLKKTLEIIAAVEPEREIGIYREITKVNEEFLYGKAQDLLKELERKDTIKGEFVLLFPPRKEERSEEEKDPESFLKELKEKGYTLKEAVKETCQKTGFPRNEVYRIALKLFRD from the coding sequence ATGCATAGCCCAGATAAGGTAGGAACTCTCTACGTCGTCGCAACCCCTATAGGGAACCTTGAGGACATTACCTTAAGAGCTTTAAAGGTCCTAAAAGAAGTAGACATAATAGCCTGTGAGGATACTCGGAGAACCCTCAAACTCCTCAACTACTATGAGATAACCGGTAAAAAGCTGATTTCCTACCACGAGCATAACGAGAGGGAACAGGCCAAAAGGATAGTAAAGGAGCTCCTGCGGGGCAAAAACGTTGCCTTAGTGTCTGATGCTGGAACGCCCTGCATCAGCGACCCCGGCTACAGGCTCGTTAATTTGGCAAGAAAAGAGTCTATAAACGTTATTCCTATCCCCGGAGCAACGGCCTTCGCTACCGCCCTTTCAGCCTCTGGACTCCCTACAGACCGTTTCCTGTTTACAGGTTTCCTACCCCGCAAAGAGAAACAGCTCAAAGAAACTTTAAAGGAGCTCCTCTCCTTACCCTTTACAGTCGTCTGCTACGAGTCTCCTCACAGGCTAAAGAAAACCCTTGAAATAATTGCTGCAGTAGAACCAGAAAGAGAAATAGGCATTTACAGAGAAATAACAAAAGTGAACGAGGAGTTTCTCTACGGGAAGGCCCAAGACCTTTTAAAGGAACTTGAAAGGAAAGACACAATCAAGGGAGAGTTCGTTTTACTGTTTCCACCAAGAAAGGAGGAAAGAAGTGAAGAAGAAAAAGACCCTGAATCTTTCTTAAAGGAACTTAAGGAGAAAGGATATACACTAAAGGAAGCAGTGAAGGAAACCTGCCAGAAGACAGGTTTCCCCAGAAACGAGGTCTACAGAATAGCGCTCAAACTATTTAGGGATTGA
- a CDS encoding Rid family detoxifying hydrolase — protein sequence MKIIKTNRAPVPVGAYSQGILSGNLVFVSGQLGIDPQTGKLTEGFENQVRQALKNLEAILNAAGASKCSILKVTVFLTDISKFKTFNSIYEEFLSSCPVRPARSVVEVSALPLGAEVEVECIAQIR from the coding sequence ATGAAAATTATAAAAACCAACAGGGCTCCTGTTCCGGTCGGAGCCTACTCTCAGGGTATCTTGAGCGGCAATCTGGTTTTTGTTTCGGGACAGCTCGGTATAGACCCTCAAACGGGAAAGCTCACCGAGGGTTTTGAAAATCAGGTAAGGCAGGCTCTCAAAAACCTTGAAGCCATCCTTAACGCTGCTGGAGCGAGTAAGTGTAGCATCTTAAAAGTTACCGTTTTCCTAACGGACATAAGCAAGTTTAAAACCTTCAACTCTATCTACGAGGAGTTCCTCTCCTCCTGTCCCGTAAGGCCTGCAAGGTCTGTCGTTGAAGTATCCGCTCTACCTTTAGGTGCAGAGGTGGAGGTAGAATGCATAGCCCAGATAAGGTAG
- a CDS encoding ArsR/SmtB family transcription factor: MAKKNEEIILDDERIEEGAECLKALASPVRLKILFTLKDKPMCVTDLEQELGISQSSLSQHLRTLRYKGIVAKTRKGNKVYYTISSEAFRELLNILPQIACFRG; encoded by the coding sequence ATGGCAAAAAAGAACGAGGAAATCATACTTGATGATGAAAGGATTGAGGAAGGTGCTGAGTGCCTAAAGGCCCTTGCATCCCCAGTGAGGCTAAAGATACTGTTTACCCTCAAAGATAAGCCAATGTGCGTAACTGACCTTGAGCAGGAGCTCGGTATCTCCCAGTCATCCCTTTCCCAGCACCTGAGAACCTTGAGGTACAAGGGAATAGTTGCCAAAACGAGGAAGGGGAATAAAGTTTATTACACGATATCCTCAGAGGCCTTTAGGGAGCTCCTTAACATCCTGCCCCAGATTGCCTGCTTTAGAGGTTAG
- the accD gene encoding acetyl-CoA carboxylase, carboxyltransferase subunit beta: MFGKLFRKRFEKEKPQSPVPSGLWVKCESCKALLFRGELESNLMVCPKCGYHFPVPAKERLYMLFDKGDYEELDTELSPQDILGFVDRKPYTQRLKEAQEKTGLKDAVVNAKGEIDGREVLVSCFDFRFMGGSMGSVVGEKVTRNIERAAKEHLPFICITASGGARMQEGVVSLMQMAKTSAALARLEERGVPYISVLTHPTMGGVSASFAFLGDVIVAERGALIGFAGPRVIEQTIRQKLPKGFQRAEFLLEHGLIDMVVERHQLRETLAKLVELLS, translated from the coding sequence ATGTTCGGTAAGCTGTTCAGGAAGAGGTTTGAAAAGGAGAAGCCTCAATCCCCTGTTCCAAGTGGCCTATGGGTTAAGTGTGAAAGCTGTAAGGCTCTCCTTTTTAGGGGAGAGCTTGAGAGTAACTTGATGGTCTGCCCAAAGTGTGGGTATCACTTTCCGGTTCCGGCGAAAGAAAGGCTCTACATGCTCTTTGACAAGGGAGACTACGAGGAACTTGATACGGAGCTCTCTCCTCAGGATATACTCGGTTTCGTTGATAGAAAGCCGTACACTCAGCGCTTGAAGGAGGCACAGGAAAAGACGGGCCTCAAGGATGCCGTCGTAAACGCGAAAGGTGAGATAGACGGCCGAGAGGTTCTTGTGAGCTGTTTTGATTTCCGCTTTATGGGCGGAAGCATGGGCTCGGTGGTCGGCGAGAAGGTAACAAGAAACATAGAAAGGGCTGCCAAAGAGCACCTCCCCTTCATCTGCATTACGGCCTCTGGTGGGGCAAGGATGCAGGAAGGGGTGGTTTCCCTTATGCAGATGGCCAAAACTTCGGCAGCCCTTGCACGCCTTGAGGAAAGGGGGGTGCCGTACATCTCCGTCCTGACTCACCCGACAATGGGCGGAGTGTCGGCTAGCTTTGCTTTCCTTGGGGACGTGATAGTGGCAGAGCGTGGAGCTCTGATTGGTTTCGCCGGCCCCCGAGTCATTGAACAAACAATACGTCAAAAACTTCCTAAAGGCTTTCAGAGGGCTGAGTTTCTCTTAGAGCACGGCCTCATAGATATGGTTGTTGAAAGACACCA